From a region of the Dictyostelium discoideum AX4 chromosome 2 chromosome, whole genome shotgun sequence genome:
- a CDS encoding hypothetical protein (Similar to K08H10.2a.p), which produces MTNNNLNKEVNRLEKQAVLVYDNTKEATINAYNVTTNAMSDGMKYVSDSLSSAVEVTKDATINMYNATTNAVSDGYTSLKSKTSELISDTQNENENLKDGASKKIEELKDKSSEVKDILKEKGEELVEDAKDAAHNASNKLNNAKDQVSDKMDNVKNDIEKKGDDAKDAKDAANNVSNKMNNVKDQVSDKMDNIKDDIKKKGKELVDDAKDAANNASNKLNNAKDQVSDKMEHVKHDISNKYNETKTEAAPKLNQAANKIDQQ; this is translated from the exons atgacaaacaacaatttaaataaagaag TTAATCGTTTAGAAAAACAAGCAGTATTAGTATATGATAATACAAAAGAAGCAACAATCAATGCATACAATGTCACAACAAACGCAATGAGTGATGGTATGAAATATGTTAGtgattcattatcatcagcAGTCGAAGTAACAAAAGATGCAACTATCAATATGTATAATGCAACAACTAATGCAGTGAGTGATGGTTATAcatctttaaaatcaaaaacaagtGAATTAATCAGCGATactcaaaatgaaaatgaaaatttaaaagatggtGCTTCAAAGAAAATcgaagaattaaaagataaatcaaGTGAagtaaaagatattttaaaggAAAAAGGTGAAGAACTAGTTGAAGATGCTAAAGATGCTGCTCATAATGcttcaaataaattgaataatGCTAAAGATCAAGTTTCTGATAAAATGGATAAtgtaaaaaatgatataGAGAAAAAAGGTGACGATGCTAAAGATGCTAAAGATGCTGCCAATAatgtttcaaataaaatgaataatgtTAAAGATCAAGTTTCTGATAAAATGGATAATATTAAAGAcgatataaagaaaaaaggtAAAGAATTAGTTGACGATGCTAAAGATGCTGCCAATAATGcttcaaataaattgaataacGCTAAAGATCAAGTTTCAGATAAAATGGAACATGTAAAACATGATATATCAAACAAATACAATGAAACAAAAACAGAAGCTGCTCCTAAACTAAATCAAGCTGCAAATAAAATCgaccaacaataa